One genomic region from Mangifera indica cultivar Alphonso chromosome 17, CATAS_Mindica_2.1, whole genome shotgun sequence encodes:
- the LOC123200231 gene encoding tetraspanin-15-like has product MAETVVVTTTAEEKSTPPVAAPPTEAPPQPTKMADKTAASEAPPPGSKALLKAKTISGLLTMLSFILSLPILAAVIWLLYMRDSDCEALLRLPQLQFEIGIALIFMFIICIAALFLRQRFPMPGFLLVMVPLLVMLVVGLALVGAYNMESRRIPASPKWLRAKIVDDLNWNRIKSCIYETRTCDDLFSRSSAYQSYDFTISKLTSIEAGCCKPPSTCQMEFVNATFWRKNDAAMNDSGPRDSDCDIWTNDRTILCYNCQACKEGFVKTLRGKWRKLGLFLVLMALLLIVSHLLLFTATMLEHFGS; this is encoded by the exons ATGGCTGAAACTGTTGTAGTAACTACAACTGCTGAAGAAAAATCCACACCGCCAGTCGCAGCACCACCTACAGAAGCACCTCCACAACCCACAAAAATGGCAGACAAAACAGCGGCTTCAGAAGCACCACCACCAGGCTCAAAAGCACTTCTTAAAGCAAAAACTATTTCGGGCTTATTAACAATGTTGTCTTTCATTCTCTCCCTTCCTATTCTCGCCGCAGTCATATGGCTTCTCTACATGAGAGACTCCGACTGCGAGGCTCTCTTGAGGCTTCCTCAACTGCAATTCGAGATCGGCATTGCGTTGATCTTCATGTTCATTATCTGCATCGCCGCTTTGTTCTTGCGGCAGCGGTTTCCAATGCCCGGTTTCCTCCTGGTTATGGTGCCATTGCTGGTGATGCTCGTCGTTGGACTTGCCCTCGTGGGGGCTTATAATATGGAGAGCAGAAGAATTCCTGCTTCACCCAAGTGGTTGAGGGCGAAGATTGTAGATGATCTGAACTGGAACCGTATTAAATCTTGCATTTATGAGACAAGAACTTGTGATGATTTGTTTTCAAGATCAAGTGCCTATCAATCTTATGATTTTACTATTAGCAAGTTAACTTCCATTGAG GCCGGCTGTTGCAAGCCACCATCAACCTGTCAGATGGAGTTTGTGAATGCAACCTTTTGGAGGAAAAATGATGCAGCCATGAACGACTCTGGTCCTCGTGATTCAGACTGTGATATATGGACAAATGATAGAACCATTTTGTGCTACAATTGTCAGGCTTGCAAAGAAGGATTTGTAAAAACTTTGAGAGGCAAATGGCGGAAGCTTGGCCTCTTCCTGGTTTTAATGGCCTTATTGCTCATTGTTTCTCATTTGTTGCTCTTCACTGCCACCATGTTGGAGCATTTTGGAAGTTAG